The Salarias fasciatus chromosome 16, fSalaFa1.1, whole genome shotgun sequence sequence TCTCCATAAttttgttcatctttttttgATGCAGAATCGGGAGTTTCACCTGGCAACGTTTATGACGGGTAACGAAATACAACCATTTAGTCAATTAGTTTGCAaagcagaaaaggaaaaaagaccCAACGCAGAAAATATGGAGAACTCAAACTGGGCAGTGGCCGTGTGGAGTTCCTCTGAGGGTTAGAGTCAAAACTGAGAGGAACAACTTGTAGATGTAGCGGACTGCTCACTTCTCCTGCTTTATTGACATTTATAAACATCAGTTTTATGATTGCTGAAAAAACATATTCATGCTGCATTAAGGAATCCAGGTTCCCAtcatgtgtgtatttatatattcaAAAAGATGATACACCATTTCACACTGAgttccggagtgtgtgtgtgagtgtgtgtgtgtgtgtgtgtgtgtgtgtgtgtgtgtgtgtgtgtgtgtggattgatATTCAGATAACTGTACCTGGTCCACCTGATGCTCGGTTCTGGGTTTCCCTCAGAAACACATTCAAAGGTGTCGTCTGACGTTTCTACGATGGTCACGTTCATGGGGGGAACTGCAAACAGGACAAGAGTGAGAGAGTTATTCACAGTCGCCATGCTTTAACGAGGATTtcacaaataaagttttagttACTGCAACCACAAGATGCTTTTCTCTGATGTGACTGAGTTATTTTACCTGAGCTTTATTTCTAAAGTATGGACAGCAGAAGCTTCAGTTTGTGCTAAATGTGAGATTTTTTCctcatccggctccattatagcTGACAGCAAAAAAAGGCAGTAATTTTTCCACTCTACAAAATTTTTCAACCATCAAATTTGGGGTCAAACTCTAGTCAGGTgaagaataaaaagaaacaaatggacGAAAAACAATACAGACCTTGCCCTATGGGGCTCGGTCCCTGAAAACAAATGCTACAATTACAATAGACAACATGCTCTCTGGGGCTTGGTCCCCAATAAAAGAATCTTCAAACCAAGACTAAAGAGCACGAACAGCCAGTGGAGGGGAGCCAGGATGGGCGTTATGTGTTCCCTCTGGTGTGCTCCACTTAGCAGTCGGTCTGCAGCTACTAGAGACGTGGGAGTGACGACGTATACTCCAACAACTGCCTTATAAGCCTTCAACTGGTTCaattccccctgtgggacaaataaaggactttcaattcaattcaattcaattcaaaaatGCTGCCGTAAGAGTTCTGACAAGAACCtgcaggagagatcacatcagccCAGTatcagcttctcttcactggcttactgttaaatctagaatggaatttaaaatccttctctgAACCTATAAAGCTCTTCACAACCAGGCTCCACCgtatcttaaagagctgttagtcccatattACCCAGCAGAACACTTTGGTCTCACAGTGCtggcctgctggaggttcctcggctattaaaagtagaacaggagacagagctttcatttattaattaatgTCCATTAATGGCGataacgtgctgcgttatcgCGAGAGTCTAATcgcgcgagaaaaaaaatgtcgccttaatctaatctgtcctgTGCTCCGAGCCCGAGagtcacaccgcgctccagctgagcgtcaaaaaaacacacgcgcgcttttagcggtgaaacacggtacATTCCTTTACCTAGCCTATCAAATAAACTGTGGAAAactttacttaacttgtagttttattcaatattctatctatttagtgtttgtgaatgaaccaccaaggtgagtggcacaatctggttttgcgcagagctccatcacagagcagcatcttggtggtgatttggctgaactttaaaaggctcacaatgtcgggaaaaaagaaaaacagaacttcagaccaagtcaaagatgatccaaaaaaatcaaatgcaaattgtgtcctttcatatcacttcaccaCTACATGGCTTTGCAccttaaaggggaacggtcgtatttacaatctggaccttatttcacattcataacaacaacatttactcacccgtttgactttcgtgtgatttgcagttggttcggagataattagatgctcccatatccatataacggcagcgggcggggcaccgacatgcagccattacagacgctcttttctcttatgtttgttgtggggtggtagatatatgtaaatttattaagtcagcatcacttagcgctattgggaagtctgtaaaccagCTGGATTGAGAAACTCTCCGGGagctctgaagtgatgatgtcatcacactgcgccgtggcgcacattcattctgtttgtttacatggaagtagcgtctctgctctgcagtcagaccacggcatctccatcggcttttttaggcagtcagagtttattttcagctggttgtaactttggtacaatggttccagtgtgcatatatcctggttggtaaaatgaccagctggacgtcactgagctcacaggctcccacttcatgaccgggatttattgaagctatggctaatagcgctcaacatggaccccagcatcaaagttcaaactttgcaacgtttggattatcgggggtgaagtgcccacttcacatctgaggacttcttcccagttcaggaaagaaatgaaggccagaagatccagagaatgaacctcaaaaagaatgccattccagcggctgcaggaggaggacaggtcgaggtaacgtgatgctatgctattaattttttctttattaatgtCGAGAGGCTAGGACATTTACTGTTTAGTTAATCTGAGCAACAGTAgaggatgatacaagtatatctgtcaaaaacaagagttgtacataaacagtaaaatattctggaCACTGTTGGTAAAAAGGAGTAGGAAAaagtttataacattctagccaactctagacattagtaaagaaaaaaatgaatagcattagcatcacgttaTGTACTGTCCTGTCATGTGATTACATCAGTGTGACTATCTTAATTAAACtgataataaataacaaaagaacTGGAATGAGAACACCCATCAACAAGTGAGGAAGGAAAGTACCTACAGAAGACCTGTAAGGTGAAAGCCTCGCGGTGTTCTTCTGCCAGGGCTGAGCTGCTGACCACACACTGCACTTCATGACCGCTGATTTCTCTCCTCGGCACTCCAAACAGCGACGACACCGTGGTCGTGGTTCCATTATCATGCTCCGTGACGCTGGTCGTTTCCCTTAAATTCTTCTGAAGAGCGCCAGTGATCCACCGCAGCTGCGCAGCGGGCCGGGAGGCAGCAGCTGTGCAGGTGGCAAGAAGAACTTCTTCATTTCCCAAAACAAGAAGGGTGGAGTTGAGGCTTGTAGCTGGAGGGACTGGAGGAGAATGAAAGTAGACAGAAAGGTGAAAATACGAGCAAGAAGGCAAGACCGGCAATTTTCTCTCATGCACCCCACATACTAAATGTCATGTACCTTCTACTGGTAGAGGTATTTCTGTACTGGAAGTTCCactgggaaataaataaaaaatacacgTGTAGCTTCCTTCATCATTTAACGAAACATTGGATATTTGTAGAGTTCCATCCCTCTCTGCAAAATGTCCAATGAAAGTGATTCGAGGATCAGGACCATCGACAAAACTTTGACCGTTTCCTtctgaaatggtgaaaaaaaaaggatttccaGGCATTCCTctggtcttcctcctccatgatATCTGAGTGAgtctctccctctgctcagTCATCTTGCAGGGTAAAGTAACATCATGTCCCTCCACCACGGTCAGGTCTCCACCAGTCACTGAGACACctggaagaacaacaacatcactgaaacagagacatAACTACATAATTATACAGGAATCAAAACCCTGTGGGCCTGAACAATGAGGGAGTTGAAGTCATGAAGATGCTGCAGAACAGAAGATAAATTAAAGCAAATTACAGTAAGACGTTAATAATTAGTTCATTGTTCAATCATTacatacaaacagaaagagtAAAGACATGTTCTACCAGTCTGTAAGTAAGGATGATTTGCAACAGCGACATAGAAATAGCAATGGTGTgaataaaaactgcacaaaatgaataaaataaaacacacaaacacaggtccTGTTGGACCTGAGTAAATGTTTTACTTGACAGTGTGGACGAGTTCTACAGCTTTAGATGTAAACCTTACTTAACTTCTGGTTATGAAATAAATTTAATGACATTTAGGAAAGCACAGAAGAGCAGATTGTTTCAAACGTATTATTCTAACttagtaaataaaataaaggaaatctTGAAAAACAACTGACACATTcttaaaatcaaatgaataaaactgtactttgtattttttctttgtgttgcttGTTCTATTCTAAATTTTCTAAGTtctttttaaaattgattttctgaaaatcacAGAATTACAGTGAAATAAGACATGAAGATGGGATAGAGAGCTGGTACCGTGAATCAGCGTATTTACTTGATGTTTGCgttctttgctgtgttttgtggtGATTGAACTTTGTGTGATtggaaaaaacagcattttataACATTAtgcttcttcctactcctttttgaGCATGTTGAGGTTTTCCTTGCGTGTcgtcaatctctctctctctctctctctctctctctcacacacacacacacacacacacacacacgcacgcgcgcgcacgcacgcacacgaaCGAACGAAAACAAAGACTCTGCCGTCTTGTACACAGTAGAATATAGGTGTCCTCCAGGATGTTCACCTTCAGAACAAGTCGACTTCACTCATCTCGTGATCTCTGCAGAACTTTAACTCTCTGTCGCTTTAATAACATTATATGAAGAAAAGACGGCAGGAAAAGCTCCATACCTTGTGTATTTCGGCTCCTGAAGATCACCAACATCAGAATCAGTAGGTTGCATGACGGAGCAAAACGATTCCGAGGAACATGATGACTGAACAGATCCATAAAGGACGGAGAGCAGAATGCGACTTCTTCCCATTTGCTGTCCGGAGCTCAGAGAAGACGGCGCGCAGGAGAGAAAAGTCAATCATCTCACTCACACCTTAAAAGACTGTTAGAATGAAAAACTCGCTTTTaaaaggaggaggtggggacaacatgagagagagagagagagagagagagagagagagagagagagagagagagagagagagagagagagagagaggttcgTGTCAGCATTGGTTTCTCATATGAGACGAATGACTTTCAATATCTTGAAGTATATTCTGTGGTGAAACTTGTACTCACGTGTGGGGAAAAACCACAAGTAacatatttaataaaatgtttgcttttgtatTCCCACTCATGGTGATGAAATAGatacagtatttaaaaaagTGCCCAGGCAAGAAAAACGAGAAACATTGTTGATAAAACGGTTCCACAGTCATGTGTTATGCTTCCTTTTCTTCTGACAGTGTAACAGTCACAGACTATCTCACTTCTTTTTACATATATAACAGCTGTTTTGAAATGTCACCATATGATGTGTCTATTTTATAACTGATTACAGATTACAAACTACAAAATTCCAATAACATTTAGGCTTATCAAGCAAGCTGAAAAATGTTTCAGCCTTTCTTGTTTCACTTGTAAATTTTcaaagatatatatttttttctgagttgTGTCAGAACTCTCCATAGTTTTGTTCCTCCTTTTTTGATGCAGAATCAGGAGTTTCACCTGGCAACGTTTACGACGGGTAACGAAATACAACCATTTAGTCAATTAGTTTGCAaagcagaaaaggaaaaaagaccCAACGCAGAAAATATGGAGAACTCAAACTGGGCAGTGACCGTGTGGAGTTCCTCTGAGGGTTAGAGTGAAAACTGAGAGGAACAACTTGTAGATGTAGCGGACTGCTCACTTCTGCTTTTCGAACATTTGCAAACATCAGTTTCATGACTGCAGATAAAACAAAATCAAGCTCCATTATGAAAACCAGGTTCCCAtcatgtgtgtatttatagATTCAAAAAGAcgacacattttcacattgagTTCAGGAGTCAGTAGTTCACAACATTTGATcatctttatgtgtgtgtgtctgtgtgtgtgtgtgtgttctcgtatttctatccttgttggggccaaatgtccccacaaggatagcaaaacgtggaacgacgtgccttgtggggacctttttccggtcttaagtaggagaaacagtgttttcttgaccatgttgttgttactgaaaaaagtaaaagtgcaaaaacatttctttagggttaggctttgttttagtgtgggttagggttagggtaagggtcagggttaggggctagacatgaatgggagtcaatggacggtccccacaaggatagaaatacaagactgtgcgtgtgtgcgtgtgtgtgtgtgtgtgtgtgtgtgtgtgtgtgtgtgtgtgtgtgtgtgtgtgtgtgtgtgtgtgtgtgtgtgtgtgtgtgtgggagaggtCTTACAGGATACAGGTGAATTTCAAGATCAAAACAAAATAGTCCAGTTTGATTAAAAGTGTGCAGATTGACATTCAGATAACTGTACCTGGTCCACCTGACGCTCGGTTTTGGGTTTCcctcaaaaacacattcaagtGTGTCGTCTGACGTTTCTACGATGGTCACGTTCATTGGGGGAACTGCAAACAGGACAAGAGTGAGAGAGTTattcacagcagctccagcatgcTTTAAAGAGGAATTCACAGAAATAGTTTCACAGTTACTGAAACCACAAGATGCTTTCTCTGGTGTGACTGAAAATGAATCATCTCacctcaactttatttataaagtatttaaaaacaaagaccGCTGCaacaaagtgctgtacacacAGTAaatagagataaaaaaaaaacttcaaagcATCAGGTGTGAGCaataaaagaatttaaaaaacaaaacaaaacaatgaaatggagacaataaaaaaaggagCCGAGTCTCAAACTGGGATAAAAGTCAAGGAGTAAAAAAGTGTCTTCAGATGAGTTCAGGGGTTCGTCTGACGGGCCGTGGCTCATTCCAACACTTCGGAGCAACAACAGGAAAAGCTCTGAGCCTCCGTCTGGACCTCGGtgcctccaggagcagctgatcagctgacctgaggccCCGGCAGGAGTGGAGAGGTGAAGCGGGGCGAGGCCACTCAGAGatttaaatacaaacaaaagaaTCTTCAATTCAAGTCGAAAGAGCACGGACAGCCagtggaggagaggcaggatgggagtgatgtgttCCCTCTGGTGTGCTCCACTCAGCAGTCGGTCTGCAGCGATCTGAAGCTCCTGGAGACGTGGGAGTGACGACTGGCTGACTGAAACATAAAGTCACTGTCTGGAGCCACTGGAGCCAAACACTAccacctctttttttccttcaaacatGAAAGTTATATTTGAAGGCACCATGTCCAAGATTTCCTCTAGTGAAGTCAGTCGTGTTTGAATTTGATTGGGTATCTTCCACCAGTTTACCACTACTGacacagcctgcagcagctgaggtgTAACAGATGGAAATGATGAGAGGAGGAGCAAACTGCCTCCTGCTGAACAACTCCCTGCTGACATGAGTGACTCAAGAAAGAACGCCCCACTTTACAATCGAAATGGGCTgctctctgaaaaacagtccaAAAATGGTCCATAACCTTGAAAAACCAGAAACTGGTTTAAAATAAAAGCCCTATAACCCAGAAAATTGGTTACtgtttctaaaaaaacaaaaacaaaatttaacCCAACACTACACACTAACAGATGTTGGGTTAACCCTAGTGTTGCTAgtgggggcctttctgtgtggagtttgcatgttctccccgtgtgtgtccACACAAGTTAACCCAAAAAGGGGTTTGTCCCTTTCTGATCCAGCAGTTGGGTTAAAATGTTGTTATtttatagagagagagaggttcgTGTCAGCATTGGTTTCTCATATGAGACGAATGACTTTCAATATCTTGAAGTATATTCTGTGGTGAAACTTGTACTCACGTGTGGGGAAAAACCACAAGTAacatatttaataaaatgtttgcttttgtatTCCCACTCATGGTGATGAAATAGATGCAGTATTTAAAAAAGTGCCCAGGCAAGAAGAACGAGAAACATGGTTGATAAAACGGTTCCACAGTCATGGGTTAAatgcttcttttcttctgacAGTGTAACAGTCACAGACTATCTCACTTCTTTTTACATATATAACAGCTGTTTTGAAATGTCACCATATGATGTGTATATTTTATAACTGATTACAGATTACAAACTACAAAATTCCAATAACATTTAGGCTTATCAAGcaaactgaaaaatgtttcaGCCTTTCTTGTTTCACTTGTAAATTTTcaaagatatatattttttctgagTTGAGTCAGAACTCTCCATAGTTTTGTTCCTCCTTTTTTGATGCAGAATCAGGAGTTTCACCTGGCAACGTTTATGACGGGTAACGAAATACAACCATTTAGTCAATTAGTTTGCAaagcagaaaaggaaaaaagaccCAACGCAGAAAATATGGAGAATTCAAACTGGGCAGTGACCGTGTGGAGTTCCTCTGAGGGTCAGAGTGAAAATTAAGAGGAACAACTTGTAGATGTCGTGGACTGCTCACTTCTCCTGCTTTTCTAACATTTGCAAACATCAGTTTCACATTGAGTTCAGAGGTCAATAGTTCACAACATTtcatcatctgtgtgtgtgtgtgtgtgtgtgtgtgtgtgtgtgtgtgtgtgtgtgtgtgtgtgtgtgtgtgtgtgggagaggtCTTACAGGATACAGGTGAATTTCAAGATCAAAACAAAATAGTCCAGTTTGATTAAAAGTGTGTAGATTGATATTCAGATAACTGTACCTGGTCCACCTGACGCTCGGTTCTGGGTTTCCCTCAGAAGTTAATTTAAATGCTTGCAAAAtgattgtgtctttttttatgaTCAACCACTGAAACAAAATGAGACGTCTTCAGTGGGCATGAAAATACTGAAAGACGTCATTTCcacagacatttaaaacaaaattccaGAAACAATCAAAATCAGTTATGGTTATAATGTTTGATGTGTAGgcttttgtgtgattttctcAATAACAaattgatgattaaaaaaaaaagttccatgtAAAAGCTGCATTTGAATGATCAGGCTCTCCatggctgtgtctctgtcatgtcacatgacgcactttgcaccaatacagttccttctttctttatGAAGTTTTCGAACATTTTGAACATTCATGACTGACGAgatggcaacaatgtatcgaaTTTAAATGATTTCATCATCTCATTTGACGTAGATATGAAAATAAGCAGCTATGATGTCATCGAGAATTTTCCTGACTGAATACAGATATTCCTACTCTGCTCCTCTCACTGCCAGATACTTTgacacagtggtgtgtgttgtggttatTGACCAAAAAATGGAATTTATCAATCAGAATCTCAATGGCTGAACACAAAATCATTCAACAAATGTGTTGAGGTGTTTTGTTTAGCATGAACAAGTGAACTGTCAGTGTGACTCTGTTTGGCACTGCTATCAAAGTGTGAGCTTCTTCTACCTGTTTTTCTTGACACGCAAAAGTGTGAAGCTCTTGTGCACATATTCTGAAGAGATGTGACTTCCTGTGGTTTTAGCCTCAGCTGAAGGGTTGTGTTAAACATATACAAATGGAAATATGAATTACTAATGTCAATGAGGCTTTACTGCACTGTTACACACAGCATGTGAGTTTTGTCTGATGAATTCTGATTAAATGTTAAAGACTATTTAAAAAGTCAGAGGTTTTCTGCACCAAAGATCAAAGAGGctaaaacagataaataaaatataggTTTATATATGTAGTCTGGTGAAATTAAACCAGGACAGGACACAGGACGTTGCTTTTCAGGACTGCAGTGACTCTGACAACATGGAGCAACACTGATCATTGGTTATGCAAAAGGTTGGAAACATCAAGATGCTGAACATGTTCCTGCAACATCTCACAAGTTACAGACAAAACTAACCAacatttacaaaacacacacttatttTTCTACTTGAAATAACATGTTTTAAAGTATCTGTTTTAGCAACTTATAAACCTAAAGCATGGCTAAAATGTCAGCCAAACTTCCTATAAAAGCTTCCTTTATAATATTCTGTTACACTCACAGGAGTCCAAAAcaacactgccctctggtggcggTAACAGTATTTTGCTAAAACGTCTGAGAGGTGAATTATCTAAACATAGAAACACTGGATGGTTTGACTCTGACATCCAGAACCTCCAGGACTACTTTATTCCACCTGAAATGTCCAGGAAGGGAGTGAAGGAAACTAAACTCCAAAACACAAGTTTGGCTGATGAAAATTTGGACTGGACATCACACATAAActacacaaaattaaaaatgtcaaaaaccaTTGCTCTACTACACAATGAAAAGGACTTGTTGGATGATAAAAGGTCATACATATTATAAAACTGATTGTTCCATAACTGACCTACGGGGTTGAAGTTTGGGGAAATGGCAATAAGACAAACATCCAATCAGTATTCATGTTATGAAAAAGaactaagaaaaaaatgcagagttCCAACAAACCAATTGTTCAGCCAGgtaaaattattgaaatttcattaaATTAGTTCATAGTCTGCtgcaaattaataataataataataataatgcattggttttatatagcgcttttctggacactcaaagacgctttacattacgtgattcattcacaccatactcggtggtggtaagctactgctgtagccacagctgtcctggggcagactgaaAATTCTGCGTAAAACTCAGGAATAAACTTTCCTCATCAATATTTAGAATAGTTTGCTCAAAGAGAAAGTAAATATAACTTAAAAGAAACAGAGATCTTCACAAAACCAACATTTAGGaccaaaatgaatgaatgttgcATTTTGGTAAAAGGGGTCCAGTTATGGCAAAAATGCAGATAAGGACTCAAAACAATATAATTCACAAGGTAGATTTAAAAAAGGGATAAAATCCAGGTTATTAAAGAAAAGATGTAGGAGAATCACTGTGAAAAGAAATCAAGCTGATCAGAGTGAGAGTGGCTGTGCCGGCCGCTCAGAGTTTAGTTATTTTATTTGTCGTTTGCTGTTTGTTCTTTATGTTTGATGAATGTGACTGAATGAGATAAAGGGGCAGATCATTTCTATGAAAACCAAAATAgagaaaaacattgttctttTAACTTCTAAAGCTCTTCACAAGGCTCAACCATATCTTAAAGTTTTGTTCATCTCATTTTACGTGAAGTCTGAAACACTATAAGGGGAAACTGCTTTTGCACTTTTAAGAGAGCAGGCCATTGTTTATAGTTTCATTCTTATGAGTATGAAGAAGCAGTCTTCCTGTGGTTGACCGAGTTCAtcagacattttctttttcacatgtTGAAAACAGTGATGGAACAAACGCTCAAAACAGCGGCTAACCACTTCCTCGTGTGGAGCCTCCTCTGCAGATGCATTCAGGGCTGATGAAAGCCTTCCCACTCTCTATCTGAACGACACAATGTTCAGTTCAAACCAAGCAGCTCTGCTCTTCTTTCAGCTGCTGGGGATGCATCATGTCTTTGGAGGTACGGCAAGGTTTACATTACTGATAACAAATTTAATTCTACTTCAGATTGTCTTTATTGCTGACTGGATGTTTCCTTTTGTGAATGTTTCAGATCAGCAGAGGACGGCTGTGAtgttcagaggagaaccagtCGAGCTCAACTGTAATATATCAAGAAGAAATGCACCACAATTCACCTGGATGAAAGAATGAGACTATTTGTAAGCTCTCCTCTCCAAGACAAATCATACATCAGGACTCTTTTACCAGGTTCAGTATTCTGAATGCTCAGGCTGAAGATGAAGGACTTTATTCATGCTCTGTAACCAGGATGGATTGCACACATTAAATTGAATGGAATGTAACTGTGACTGATAAACCTGAAAAAGGTTGGTAAACCTTCCCAGCATCTCCACAGAAGATAAAACATTGTCCACTTGCTGCCTCGATCTCATCGTAGTTCTGTTTTGATGCAGATTCACTGAGATTTCTGGTTATATCCACCATATGATTTCCTCTCTGCTTCATGATATTAACTATCTGCATCTACAGGTGAGTGAAAGTATAAGTTTATCTCTGATTCAAAGTttgattcactcattcattaaGTTCAGTTATCTGGAAGAAGCTGCTCAGTAATCTGGATGTTTGTGTAGATTCATGAAAGAAcaagatacaaaaaaaacaaaaaacgaagCAATATGACCTCTGTTACAAAAGTTCCCTGATGTTCATTCAGGACCACAAAAGCATGACAGGAACTGTGGGTGTATTCATGTTACTTACAGTTGTGCTCAAAAGTTTCCATACACTTGGAAAGAACAATGTCATGGCTCTTTTGAGTCCCCAGGTATTTCTATAAGTCTGATTTTTCTTTGGTAGAATGATTGGAACTgatacttctttgtcacaaaaaacattgatgaaGTTTGGTTCTTTTATGACTTTATTATGAGTTCACAGAGAAGTGACCAAATCTGCTTGgtcaaaaacatacatacagcAACATGAATGAGCAATTTTGGTGACTCAGAAAGCTGTGAAATGAGCTTCATAGCATGGCCTCTTACGTTCTTGTGAGTGATCATGAGTGATTTCCCAGAG is a genomic window containing:
- the LOC115402940 gene encoding nectin-4-like isoform X1 yields the protein MDLFSHHVPRNRFAPSCNLLILMLVIFRSRNTQGVSVTGGDLTVVEGHDVTLPCKMTEQRERLTQISWRRKTRGMPGNPFFFTISEGNGQSFVDGPDPRITFIGHFAERDGTLQISNVSLNDEGSYTCIFYLFPSGTSSTEIPLPVEVPPATSLNSTLLVLGNEEVLLATCTAAASRPAAQLRWITGALQKNLRETTSVTEHDNGTTTTVSSLFGVPRREISGHEVQCVVSSSALAEEHREAFTLQVFFPPMNVTIVETSDDTFECVSEGNPEPSIRWTRSNKTLPESDFRVDGGKLTFLRCASDLKGFYQCEVSNPYGQQSQQFYWTVCSGSNPAPWILFGLSFFLNIIGAVWYLYKSGHITRLLTNDETCSGDQRFPVHSSSPEVVPDSEGGRNTSSTSNGWGGSWNGHTPSPCS